A segment of the Mycobacterium intracellulare ATCC 13950 genome:
CCGCCGGGTCAATACGGGCAGTACGGTCAATACGGCCAGCCGGGCCAGTACCCGCCGCAGTACCCGCCCTATGAGCAGCCCGGCAAGAAGCGACCGGTTGGGCTGATCGCCGGCGTGGGCGGCGGCATCGCGTTGCTGCTCGTCGTCGTCGTGCTGGTGCTGGGATTCTGGCAGCCGGGCTTCTTCGTCACCACAAAGCTCGACGTCAGCAAGGCGCAGGCCGGGGTTCAGCAGGTCCTCAGCGACGAAACGAACGGCTACGGCGCCAAGAACGTCAAGGACGTCAAGTGCAACCACGGGCAAAACCCGACCGTCAAGAAGGGCGCCACGTTCGACTGCGATGTCAGCATCGACGGCGCGCCGAAGCACGTGACGGTGACGTTCCAGGACAACAAGGGCACCTACGAGGTCGGCCGCCCGCAGTAGCGGACCCTCAGGTCGGCAGCGCGTCGAGCGCTTTCTGCAGGCGCGCGATCGACGATCCGACGCCCAGTTCGGTCGCCAGCTTGGCGGTTCGTTGCGGATCGGCCGCGACCAGCGGTAGTTCGTCGCCGGCCGTCGAAAACGTGACGTGCGCGTCGGTGGCCACCCGCACCACGTCGCCGGCCGCCTCGATGTAGTCCAGCGCGCCCAGCAGTTTCGCCCGCAGGCCCTTGGGCATCTTCGACTTCGGATCGTGGGCGGCGGCCAGGATCTGTTCCAGCGAGCCGTGCTGGGCCAGCAATGAGGCCGCGGTCTTCTCGCCGACGCCCGGAACGCCCGGTAGGCCGTCGGACGGGTCGCCGCGCAGCAACGCGAGTTCGGCGTAGGCGGGCCCGGCCCGCTCGACCGGCACGCCGTAGTGCTCGGCCACCTCGGCGGGCCCGAACAACGTGGCTTTGCTCAGCCCGCGGCCGAGGTAGAGCACCCGCACCGGGACCGGATCGTCCGACACCACCTGCATCAGGTCGCGGTCACCGCTGACCACCACGACCGGGTCGTCGCGTTCCCGCGCCGCCAACGTGCCCAGGACGTCGTCGGCCTCGAAACCCTCCGCGCCCGCCGTCGGAATCCCGAAGGCGTCAAGCAGTTCGGCGATCATGTCTATCTGGGGCGTCAGGTCGTCGGGGACCTCCTCGATGTCCGGTTCGCCCGGCGGCTCGGGCTCGGCCACGCGATGGGCCTTGTAGGACGGCACGAGGTCGACCCTGAACTGCGGCCGCCAATCCAGGTCCAGGCAGACCACCAGCCGGCTTGGTCGCTGTTGGGTGATCACGAAGGCGACGGAATCGATGAATCCGCGAACGGCGTTGACGGGCCGGCCGTCTGGCGCGGTGATCGAGGACGGGACCCCGAAATACGAACGGAACCACATGCTGGCGCCATCGAGCAGCACTAGTGGTCCCGGCATGCCGAATATGGTCTCACGCCCCCGCGGCCAACCCCCAC
Coding sequences within it:
- a CDS encoding DUF4333 domain-containing protein, translating into MSGPQGSDQQWQPPGQGQGSDHSSDPTQVAPSWHDQQTQEASWQAPAYTPPAEYPQYQQPAEQAYPQQYPQQPGYAQPGQYGQPGQYAQPGQYGQPGQYPQPGQYGQPGQYPPPGQYGQYGQYGQPGQYPPQYPPYEQPGKKRPVGLIAGVGGGIALLLVVVVLVLGFWQPGFFVTTKLDVSKAQAGVQQVLSDETNGYGAKNVKDVKCNHGQNPTVKKGATFDCDVSIDGAPKHVTVTFQDNKGTYEVGRPQ
- a CDS encoding 5'-3' exonuclease; translation: MPGPLVLLDGASMWFRSYFGVPSSITAPDGRPVNAVRGFIDSVAFVITQQRPSRLVVCLDLDWRPQFRVDLVPSYKAHRVAEPEPPGEPDIEEVPDDLTPQIDMIAELLDAFGIPTAGAEGFEADDVLGTLAARERDDPVVVVSGDRDLMQVVSDDPVPVRVLYLGRGLSKATLFGPAEVAEHYGVPVERAGPAYAELALLRGDPSDGLPGVPGVGEKTAASLLAQHGSLEQILAAAHDPKSKMPKGLRAKLLGALDYIEAAGDVVRVATDAHVTFSTAGDELPLVAADPQRTAKLATELGVGSSIARLQKALDALPT